CTTCAGGACTTGAAGAAGGGGACAGATTTGGGGACAGAATCCTTGATGTACAGAGTCTTATGGGGATTAGAGTACAAGGGAGGTAGAGGTGATGACCTAGAATCTGTGACTTCTTACAGTGACACATTTAATCGGGGATAAAGGGCATAATGAGATAAGTTCTGGTGAACTCAAGGCAGATGGTGGTGGCAAACTTGTGAATGTCTTTGGGTAGGAGGGTTGGGTGTCTAAGGCTCCCTGCCTCTTGATACTTGTCTCTGGTGGCTTGGAAGTCTAGGAAAACTGGGTCCTGCTCTGAGCAAGCAGACCCCTACTTGACCCCTGTGTATGGTAGGGAGAAGGCCTTGAGGCCGGGGTGGGGTTGGTGGGGGAGTGGAGGCAAGGTCTCGGTCCTGGTGCTCAGGATTTCCTCTCTGTCCCTTTCCAGGAGCGGCAGCCTTGCTCGTAGTGTGCGGGGGCCCCCTCTTGCACTCTAATGCTTTAGTTATTAGATTAATCAGGGTAAGCCTATCTTCGtgtgttcattaaatatttatttgttccgATAATTCCTTGTTaatatcctttgcccattatCTCCTGTGCTGATTTTCAATGCTGagtctttttaaagaaaccatcgtgtctttcttcatttttttcagatctttaaaaaatatatctgttacagttgacccttgaacaacatgggtttgaattgcACACtctacttatatgcagattttttttcaatagtagatACTGCAGTACTCCATGTCCcctgttggttgaatctgtggattcgGACCCTTGAATACAGAGGAACCAGGTATACAGAGGGCCGACTGCAACTGGTTGGAGTGTTGGGGCCCCTGTGCCCCTAACCCCCTCAttattcaaggatcaactgtagtAAATTTttataggtttctttttttttttaatgtttaaaaattaactgcttgtttatttttgtcaggATAAATCTGTCATGGTACTCTTGAGTTCTTATGGctacactaataataaaattgacacaagacagaaaaacaggagaagaaaacccacaaatttaaaaatatgaaacgcttcacgaatttgcctgtcatccttgtgcaggggccGTGCTAATCTTGTTTGTATCGTTCTAATTTTAGTATATATGCTGCTGAAGCAAGTACTATATGTTTCTTATATGTCTtgcatatttcttaattttattctaGGTACTGAAGtcagatcttttaaaattactattacattttcttgggcttccctggtggcgcagtggttgagagtccgccttccgatgcaggagacacgggttcgtgccctggtccgggaagatcccacataccgcagagcggctgggcccgtgagccatggccgctgagcctgcatgtccggagcctgtgctccgcaatgggagaggccacaacagtgagaggcccacgtaccgcaaaaaaacaaacaacaacaacaaattactATTACATTTTCCTTTGGGGCATAAGAGAAagctagcttttttaaaaattatcttgtaTGTGACTACTTAACTCTCTCTGTTAGTTCTGATTCTGTATGCATGTCCCTCTAAGTTTGCCTATAGGTGTTCTTGTTTCTTGGGCTCTGAACGTGGGTGTGCACTGTTAGCGCTATAGCTGGGCAGCAGCCTAGGGCACCTGTTCTGTGTGGTGGCCTTGCAAGGGGACATGACCACCACTGGTAACCTTATTTCTGTGGAACATTTTGCTCTGAATTCCAAAGTCCAAAGCACAAATGACTTTTTGACTGCAGCTCTGTTCATAGACTGTGGACTGCCTTTACTTTCCTGAATCTGTTTGAATTTCAGGAACGTGAGGATCATCCCCGGAGAGGCCGGGAGGATCGGCCGCACCGAGAACCCTCAGGACAGGAACACAGGCGAGCTAGGAACAGTGACCGAGACAGACACCACGGCCACTCGCACCAGAGGAGAAGCTCGGACGAGAGGCCTGGCAGCGGGCAGCCTCAGGGACGGGATCGAGATGCCCAGAACCTACAGGCGCAGGAAGCTGAGCGGGAGTTTCACAATGCCCGGCGCCGGGAGCACCGCCAGAAGAATGAAGCCGGCGGTAACGCATCTCAGGACTCACTTCCTCAGCCTGGCCCTGGCAGCAACAACAAAGACAAAGAAGTGCCTGTTAAAGAAAAGCCAAGCTTTGAACTTTCTGGGGCACTTCTTGAGGACACCAACACCTTTCGGGGTGTAGTCATTAAATACAGCGAGCCCCCGGAAGCACGTATCCCCAAAAAACGGTGGCGTCTCTACCCCTTTAAAAATGATGAGGTGCTTCCAGTGATGTACATCCACCGACAGAGCGCTTACCTCCTGGGCAGACACCGCCGCATCGCAGACATTCCCATCGATCACCCCTCCTGTTCAAAGCAGCATGCCGTCTTTCAGTACCGGTAAGTGTACATCTGCAGAGGGAAACTGAAGTGCCAGCAGAAGCCCGGCGTCTTGGTTAGTTAGGATTACTGAGGTCTGTGTACCTGTGTGTGCACAAGAAGCCCGTACCCCTCATATCTagtattagtcttttttttttttttttttttttttttttttttttttgcggtatgcgggcctctcactgctgtggcctctcccgttgcggagcacaggctccggacgcacaggcctagcggccatggctcacgggcccagccgctccgcggcatgtgggatcctcccggaccggagcacgaacccgtgtctcctgcattggcaggcggattctcaaccactgcgccaccagggaagccctagtattaGTCTTAAGGAGTATTATTCATCTAATGAATAATCACTTTATACAAATAATTGCTTACATTTGTGTAACAGGCTGGAACTTGGTGTCAGAAATCCAGATTTTGAGTCCTGCCACTGCCACTTACCAGGTGTGTGAGCTGGGGCGAGCCAGTcttctgggcctcggtttctgcCTACCTCTCAGGGCTGGGGTGAGGTTAAATGGAAATAAAGCTGAGAGTGCCTGGCATACGTTAGCTGAATCTGTATCTTGACAGTTTCCGTAGCACATCTGTTATTGTTGGATGTTCACAACGATTCAGTGGGGAGGCGAGGACAGGAATCAATTAATACCCCATTTGACAGGTGAGAATGTGAAGCTCAGCAAAGCCAAGTGGCTTGCCTAATAAATGATCACTGTAATAGAACTCCAGCTCACATCAAGTTTGATTTGAACAATTTTGATCATCCCATCTGTTCCCTTGACTCTGAAGTCCAAATCCACTGGTTTATTCCCATTGGGACAGAAGCTAAAATATGTTGAAATATAGGTAAAAGAAGCATTATATTGATTATAAACTATGCAAAACGTgtcaaaaaatgcaaaaaaatgtatttcttaaccaTGGCAAGAGGCCTTGGATTCTGCATTTTAAACTTTGATCTCCCATGAATCCTCCCCGCCCAGTGACCAGTTCTCACCATTTCTACTTGCTCCCAATTTCTGAATCCATGGCCATGCCTTTCCCTTGACTTCTAGACCTGTGTGTCTAAGCCAGGTTATTTACATCATCTAGACTGTGTTAGCAAAGAGCTGGATGATCTGAGGCAGGATTTCACTCACAGGTTTCTCTCCTTTATCTCTGCTAGGCTTGTGGAATATACCCGTGCTGATGGGACAGTTGGTCGCAGGGTGAAGCCGTACATCATTGACCTTGGCTCAGGCAATGGAACATTCCTGAACAACAAGCGAATTGAGCCACAGAGATATTACGAACTGAAGGAAAAGGATGTCCTTAAATTTGGGTTCAGCAGCAGAGAGTATGTTCTGCTCCACGAGTCCTCTGACACCTCTGAAGTAGACAGGAAAGAAGACGAGGatgacgaggaggaggaggaagtatCTGACAGCTAGCAAACTGCGAAACGAGCCAAACTCTCGAGAGACCTTTTCTTTCTGCGAAAGCTTTGGGATGGACTCCAAGGGCACCGCCGTGCTCTCTGTAACGCCTCTTATTGCCTTAAGTCTTTCTTCTGTTGCTGACCAGCTTATGTTTCAGTGTAAGAAAACTGACTTAGGTTTGGTTGAACTTTTTTCTGTGGCACATCAGCCACATGCTGTGGGCATTTGTTTTCTGAACAGTCTCACCAACACATCGTGTTTTAGTAGAAGCATCGTGGCTTGAGTTGGTGCTTTCAGAACTACTGTGCAGGAAACTATAAAGCCCTGGTTGAAGGGGAATTGTGGCTTGCTTTCTTTGTACAGTTACTTTATTTATATCGTTGTTAAGCTTTGTGGACcgggtttgtttttgtcttgGGGGCAAACCCCTGAACAGAGAATCTTACTAAGCTTTGGTTGTCACCAAAACAGCCTCCAGAGTATACCAAAGCTTTGACCTGGTTGAGCTCTTGAGTCATAGAAATTGATTTTGCACTTCGTTGTTTGTgggtgggcaggggggtgggggagatttACCACATGACCTCATTATTGACTGTTGGACTTAAACGGATGCTTTGTGGAGCCTGCTTAAGCTTATGGTTGTACAGGAAGGTCATGGCCACCGCCAGTAGGTGCTGATTACATGT
This genomic stretch from Kogia breviceps isolate mKogBre1 chromosome 1, mKogBre1 haplotype 1, whole genome shotgun sequence harbors:
- the SNIP1 gene encoding smad nuclear-interacting protein 1: MKEVKSERDRGSRRRHRDGDMVAAAAAAVVVKQERLSPESAPPVHRRPDSSGGSPSPPAGESGRPSHRGNRARGGSRSPVKKKNKSSGRRSKSPRSKRSRSPYHSTVKVKQEREDHPRRGREDRPHREPSGQEHRRARNSDRDRHHGHSHQRRSSDERPGSGQPQGRDRDAQNLQAQEAEREFHNARRREHRQKNEAGGNASQDSLPQPGPGSNNKDKEVPVKEKPSFELSGALLEDTNTFRGVVIKYSEPPEARIPKKRWRLYPFKNDEVLPVMYIHRQSAYLLGRHRRIADIPIDHPSCSKQHAVFQYRLVEYTRADGTVGRRVKPYIIDLGSGNGTFLNNKRIEPQRYYELKEKDVLKFGFSSREYVLLHESSDTSEVDRKEDEDDEEEEEVSDS